The Enterococcus rotai genome includes a window with the following:
- a CDS encoding HAD family hydrolase: MKTIVFDVDDTIYDQQQPFRNAINAVFPDVKPEDMHALYIRFRFHSDETFPKVMSDDWTLDFMRFYRINESLKDLNYPSVSQDNGLIFQKTYEEELDNIVMHPEVKKVFDFLKENNIPMGIITNGPTDHQFKKVKQLQLENWVPTDNIIISQSTGFQKPEREIFDLAAKEFNMECAHTLYVGDSFENDIVGATNGGWKSLWFNHRLREIPDGKKAHHLKEVTSFEDLFPTIQSLFS, encoded by the coding sequence AAAACCATTGTTTTTGATGTAGATGATACGATTTATGACCAGCAACAACCATTTAGAAATGCAATAAACGCAGTATTTCCAGATGTAAAACCTGAGGATATGCATGCGCTATATATTCGCTTTCGCTTTCATAGTGATGAAACTTTTCCCAAAGTCATGTCTGATGATTGGACACTAGATTTTATGCGCTTTTATCGAATTAACGAGTCATTAAAAGACCTAAATTATCCAAGTGTTTCACAAGATAACGGGCTGATTTTTCAAAAAACATATGAAGAAGAGCTGGATAATATCGTAATGCATCCAGAAGTAAAAAAAGTGTTCGATTTCTTAAAGGAAAACAATATTCCGATGGGAATCATCACAAATGGTCCAACAGATCATCAATTCAAAAAAGTGAAACAACTTCAATTGGAAAATTGGGTTCCTACTGATAATATTATTATTTCCCAAAGCACTGGTTTCCAGAAACCAGAGAGAGAAATTTTCGACCTTGCTGCTAAAGAATTTAATATGGAATGCGCCCATACATTATATGTTGGTGATAGTTTTGAAAACGATATTGTCGGTGCAACCAACGGTGGTTGGAAATCTTTATGGTTCAACCACCGCTTACGAGAAATACCAGATGGTAAAAAAGCACATCATCTGAAAGAAGTCACTTCATTTGAAGACCTTTTCCCAACAATCCAATCATTATTCTCATAA